Proteins encoded by one window of Torulaspora delbrueckii CBS 1146 chromosome 2, complete genome:
- the CTA1 gene encoding catalase A (similar to Saccharomyces cerevisiae CTA1 (YDR256C); ancestral locus Anc_8.497): protein MSGKGSDNTNSSEVRKDRVVTTVEGLPINEPFATQRVGQNGPLLMQDSSLIELLAHFNRERIPERNPHAHGSGAFGYFEVTDDITDICGSAMFSEIGKKTRCLTRFSTVGGEKGSADTARDPRGFSTKFYTEEGNLDWVYNNTPIFFIRDPAKFPHFIHTQKRNPQTNTKDANMFWDFLTTPENQVCIHQVMILFSDRGTPANYRQMNGYSGHTYKWSNKKGDWYYVQVHIKSNQGIKNLTNEEAVKIAGEDPDYCQKDLFENIEKGNAPTWSVYIQTMTEQESKRLPFSVFDLTKVWPHKQFPLRRVGKLVLNENPQNYFAQVEQAAFAPSNTVPYQEASADPVLQSRLFAYSDAHRYRLGPNFNQIPVNCPYASKFFHPAIRDGPMNVNGNFGAEPNYLATTNQYQFVQKDRPIQQHQEVWTGPATPFHWATSPGDADYVQARDLYRKVLAAQPGQQKNLAHNVGVHVANARPDIQKRVFEMFARVDKQLATDIKSECDAASSELRSKL, encoded by the coding sequence ATGTCTGGTAAGGGTAGTGACAACACAAACAGTTCTGAGGTGAGGAAGGATAGGGTGGTGACAACCGTGGAAGGTTTGCCCATCAATGAACCATTCGCTACACAGCGTGTGGGCCAGAATGGTCCTTTGTTGATGCAGGATTCTAGTTTGATCGAGTTATTGGCTCATTTTAacagagaaagaattcCGGAAAGAAACCCTCATGCACATGGATCAGGTGCATTCGGGTATTTTGAAGTTACCGACGATATCACAGACATTTGTGGATCTGCGATGTTTAGTGAGATCGGGAAAAAGACTAGGTGTTTGACGAGATTTTCCACCGTGGGTGGAGAGAAAGGTTCTGCAGATACTGCAAGAGACCCAAGAGGTTTCAGTACCAAATTTTATACAGAGGAAGGTAATTTGGATTGGGTTTACAATAATACGCCTATTTTCTTTATTCGTGACCCTGCAAAATTCCCACATTTTATTCATACACAAAAGAGAAACCCTCAGACTAATACGAAGGATGCAAATATGTTTTGGGATTTTTTGACCACTCCTGAGAATCAAGTTTGTATTCATCAAGTGATGATTTTGTTTTCTGATCGTGGTACTCCAGCCAATTACAGGCAGATGAACGGTTACTCGGGTCACACTTACAAATGGTCTAATAAGAAAGGAGACTGGTACTATGTGCAGGTCCACATCAAGTCTAATCAAGGtatcaagaatttgaccaaCGAAGAAGCAGTCAAGATCGCTGGTGAGGACCCAGACTACTGTCAAAAGGACTTGTTTGAGAACATCGAAAAAGGTAATGCGCCAACTTGGTCCGTTTACATTCAAACCATGACAGAGCAGgaatcaaagagattaCCATTCTCGGTATTTGATTTAACCAAAGTCTGGCCTCATAAACAATTCCCACTACGCCGTGTTGGTAAACTAGTGCTAAATGAGAACCCTCAAAACTATTTTGcacaagttgaacaagCTGCCTTTGCTCCAAGTAACACTGTGCCATATCAAGAGGCTAGTGCCGATCCTGTCTTACAATCGCGTCTGTTCGCTTACTCAGATGCTCATCGTTACAGGTTAGGTccaaatttcaatcaaattcCAGTCAATTGCCCATACGCTTCTAAATTCTTCCACCCAGCAATCAGAGATGGTCCAATGAACGTTAATGGTAACTTTGGTGCAGAGCCAAACTATCTGGCAACTACCAACCAATACCAGTTTGTCCAGAAGGATAGACCTATCCAACAACATCAGGAGGTATGGACTGGGCCTGCTACTCCATTCCACTGGGCAACGTCCCCCGGTGACGCTGATTACGTTCAAGCAAGAGATCTGTACCGTAAGGTATTAGCTGCTCAACCAGGTCAACAAAAGAACTTGGCTCATAACGTTGGTGTCCATGTTGCCAATGCACGTCCCGATATTCAAAAACGTGTCTTCGAGATGTTTGCTCGTGTCGATAAACAATTGGCAACCGATATCAAGAGCGAGTGCGACGCTGCTAGCTCAGAGTTGCGTTCCAAGTTATGA
- the SGF11 gene encoding SAGA histone acetyltransferase complex subunit SGF11 (similar to Saccharomyces cerevisiae SGF11 (YPL047W); ancestral locus Anc_8.496), whose protein sequence is MSETVETISHGIYHNLITTLIQDLVARETTKEQLLRARYPDLKPYYRSPDHQLDINGKPKQQESSQYLHCDNCDRDVSANRFAAHLQRCLGRGSRR, encoded by the coding sequence ATGTCTGAGACAGTTGAAACTATTTCCCATGGCATCTATCACAATTTAATCACAACTTTGATCCAAGACCTCGTTGCACGAGAAACAACCAAGGAACAATTGCTAAGAGCTAGGTATCCCGACTTGAAACCGTATTATCGTAGTCCAGATCACCAATTGGACATCAACGGGAAGCCAAAGCAGCAGGAGTCGTCTCAATATTTGCACTGCGACAATTGCGATAGAGATGTGTCAGCTAACAGATTTGCCGCACATCTGCAAAGGTGCCTCGGTAGGGGATccagaagatga
- the RMD5 gene encoding ubiquitin-protein ligase RMD5 (similar to Saccharomyces cerevisiae RMD5 (YDR255C); ancestral locus Anc_8.495) → MSVLLNTLQQEFDKLYTENSTPREPIIKKCHDETSSLKTHLKKLKAHLSKQIEEQEVLSDDCPEEEKKKIIRKRGVILEKLNKSHKHWDHSIKKQIKHISQQHVKFNKVALTKLYEFDLDKVYVNKLPSNSKKLVDDAISFHISRYNMGNLSATNESDMIRYLRDVYGISPETSSKFVQMGQIVQDIKKGDSSSCQEWCEPGSPLNFELYVLKSLQLFKKGDTLVTYNHLTRKLPASSFIQVTTQVSPILTQLVLGEKVHDINAAIHLQLEKCISLFTKEYCLKNNLPFESPLFLIVLSGIISFQFYIKYTTIRAASHVDWTTKDELPFDVQLPEFLCHFHPIFICPVLKEETTEENPPYSLPCHHILSKKSLDRLSKNGTTTFKCPYCPVNASMSKTMRVKFIML, encoded by the coding sequence ATGTCTGTTTTACTAAACACTCTACAACAAGAGTTTGACAAGCTTTACACTGAGAATTCTACCCCACGAGAGCCGATTATCAAGAAATGTCATGATGAGACATCGAGCCTTAAAActcatttgaagaaacttaaGGCTCATTTATCGAAACAGAtagaagagcaagaagtTTTATCAGATGACTGTcctgaggaagagaagaagaaaatcataCGTAAGAGAGGAGTTATACTGgaaaagttgaacaaatctCATAAACATTGGGATCATTCGATAAAGAAACAGATCAAGCACATATCTCAACAGCATGTCAAGTTCAACAAGGTGGCTCTGACAAAGTTGTACgagtttgatcttgacAAAGTTTACGTCAATAAGCttccttcaaattcgaAGAAGCTTGTCGACGACGCAATCAGTTTTCATATCTCAAGGTATAACATGGGTAATTTGTCGGCCACTAACGAGAGTGATATGATTCGCTACCTTAGAGATGTATATGGGATCTCTCCAGAGACCTCTTCGAAATTTGTGCAGATGGGTCAGATCGTTCAGGACATCAAGAAAGGTGATTCTAGTAGTTGTCAGGAGTGGTGTGAGCCGGGCTCTCCACTAAATTTCGAGCTTTATGTGTTGAAATCGTTACAACTATTCAAGAAGGGCGACACGCTGGTTACCTATAACCACCTGACAAGGAAGTTGCCGGCATCCTCTTTCATACAAGTCACCACTCAAGTATCACCGATACTCACTCAGCTGGTTTTAGGGGAGAAAGTTCACGATATAAACGCTgcaattcatcttcagctGGAAAAATGTATCTCATTGTTTACTAAGGAGTATTGCTTGAAGAATAATCTGCCATTCGAATCACCAttatttttgattgttcTAAGTGGTATCATCTCATTCCAGTTCTATATAAAATACACAACCATTAGAGCCGCATCTCATGTGGACTGGACCACCAAGGATGAACTACCGTTCGATGTGCAATTACCGGAATTTCTGTGCCATTTCCATCCAATCTTCATATGCCCAGTGTTGAAGGAAGAAACGACCGAGGAGAATCCACCATATTCATTGCCTTGTCATCATATACTCTCGAAGAAATCACTAGACCGCCTATCAAAGAATGGAACCACGACTTTCAAATGTCCTTATTGCCCTGTCAACGCATCAATGTCGAAGACTATGAGGGTCAAATTCATAATGTTGTAA
- the ELC1 gene encoding elongin C (similar to Saccharomyces cerevisiae ELC1 (YPL046C); ancestral locus Anc_8.494) → MSTVTLVSSDQDEITISREAASVSPTLKAMLEGPFVEKIGRIELPTIESRILQKVAEYLEYNLRYADADRDVEEVPEFEIPTEMALELLLAADYLNV, encoded by the coding sequence ATGAGCACAGTGACTTTGGTCTCTAGTGACCAAGATGAGATCACAATTTCTCGAGAAGCAGCTTCGGTTTCACCGACTTTGAAAGCTATGTTGGAAGGACCCTTCGTAGAGAAAATTGGCAGAATTGAGCTGCCAACGATTGAGTCAAGGATACTCCAAAAAGTTGCAGAGTATTTGGAGTACAATCTACGGTATGCAGATGCCGACCGAGATGTGGAAGAGGTGCcagaatttgaaattcctACGGAGATGGCATTGGAACTACTGCTAGCAGCAGATTATTTGAACGTATAA
- the VPS16 gene encoding tethering complex subunit VPS16 (similar to Saccharomyces cerevisiae VPS16 (YPL045W); ancestral locus Anc_8.493), which produces MKNPSFTWEKLQDVYYRSRNLSDLKWPAQSGVKHAMSTTLIAIELEEVLQIYDYQGHLEGNLNKRDFPDILTFEFDQDENLVVVMPEAVVNINNWSPLEFTRTPLPEDLQDIIWDYKKGLVITRQKQDVYTHRDNTFELVCKNEGQYTLLTKSHWNANNQKAVLLDVNHVFELDIEGRILKKALPESQWHKVFISPKGLVCIYSAKFNKFQVYSDPSRVLLEHSLDETPQDLRWCGDDSVACSFSDEVRLYGPNNSYVTFWYPNEITALYTESDGLKVFTEEDIKFISRVPEYTSNAFRVGSTESAAILLDSLELLDTNISRAIENLKIIDLEKAVRDCLNSAEEEFDPYFQKKLLNAASFGKASLPYKSFDSNVFVQACDTIRLLNLLRGIRIFLTLPEFKEMTINGLINRLLVRHKHYQAILICKITDNKSLLPHIFSSWSITKIHLSPDLEDDELLKQIKLRLSEVPIRIEGHLANVAHAAFLEGRFRLARELALLECSLDLKISELLDLDDDSLALSESLKAMCPELTLSLLLNLRSRLTKSQLTKLLIMNMRTEQLYPYFQRRDQAFLFDYYRQEDRFTDLAQLLLNQGKQHGSVRSFLPQVQELYSKVMNDALIKQDTELIQRQEKLWLYQESLSTKFGHDFIELTLDETLYKLLDLKQERQAQDLVKKFKVSDKKLYHVKCKCLVNKKAFDELYDFAITKKSPIGYQPFYDYLRRSGYSGEAVNYVSLISGTTYEQKKEMYIQCKGYYEAMQLAGKEKDIPGLKELYKLIPANEPRLKAQINEIMSKI; this is translated from the coding sequence atgaaaaacCCGAGCTTTACCTGGGAAAAGTTGCAAGATGTATACTATCGAAGCAGAAATCTTAGTGATTTGAAATGGCCTGCTCAAAGCGGCGTTAAGCATGCTATGTCAACGACTCTTATAGCTATAGAGCTGGAAGAAGTGTTACAAATTTACGATTATCAAGGCCATCTCGAAGGAAATCTGAATAAAAGGGACTTTCCTGATATCTTAACGTTCGAATTCGATCAGGATGAGAATCTAGTCGTGGTGATGCCCGAGGCTGTTGTTAACATTAACAATTGGTCTCCGTTAGAATTCACCAGGACACCTCTACCGGAAGACTTGCAAGATATTATATGGGACTACAAGAAGGGACTCGTTATAACCAGACAAAAACAGGACGTGTACACACATCGAGACAATACATTCGAATTGGTCTGCAAGAATGAGGGCCAATACACACTCCTCACTAAGAGTCACTGGAACGCCAATAACCAGAAGGCCGTTTTACTAGATGTCAATCATGTCTTTGAATTGGATattgaaggaagaattCTGAAAAAGGCTCTCCCGGAATCACAGTGGCATAAGGTCTTTATCTCTCCAAAAGGTTTGGTGTGCATTTATAGTGCCAAATTCAATAAGTTCCAGGTCTATTCAGATCCTAGTAGAGTTTTGCTGGAGCATTCACTGGACGAGACTCCGCAAGACCTAAGATGGTGTGGCGATGATTCCGTCGCTTGCTCATTTTCCGATGAAGTTAGACTTTACGGGCCCAATAACTCCTATGTTACCTTTTGGTACCCAAACGAGATTACAGCATTGTACACCGAGTCTGACGGCTTAAAAGTTTTTACCGAAGAGGACATTAAATTCATTTCGAGAGTTCCAGAATACACGTCCAATGCATTCCGCGTAGGCTCCACAGAATCTGCTGCAATTCTTTTGGACTCCTTGGAATTACTCGACACTAATATATCGAGGGCGATTGAGAATCTGAAGATCATAGACCTGGAAAAAGCTGTACGAGATTGTCTCAACtctgctgaagaagagtttgatcCGTATTTCCAGAAAAAGCTACTGAATGCTGCGTCATTTGGGAAGGCCTCCCTTCCATACAAATCCTTCGACTCAAATGTGTTTGTGCAGGCTTGTGATACAATAAGATTATTGAACTTACTGCGCGGCATAAGGATCTTCCTGACACTTCCtgagttcaaagaaatgaCAATAAATGGGCTCATTAACAGGCTCTTAGTGCGACACAAGCACTATCAAGCGATTTTAATATGCAAAATAACTGATAATAAATCATTGCTTCCCCatattttctcttcctGGTCGATAACGAAGATACACTTATCGCCAGACCTTGAAGACGACGAGCTTTTGAAACAGATTAAGCTGAGACTTTCAGAAGTACCCATCCGCATTGAGGGTCACCTAGCAAATGTAGCGCATGCTGCATTTTTGGAAGGTAGATTTCGCTTAGCTCGGGAGTTGGCGCTACTAGAGTGCTCACTAGACTTAAAGATATCGGAACTGCTTGACCTCGATGATGATAGCTTGGCCCTATCTGAGTCCTTAAAGGCCATGTGTCCCGAACTTACTCTTTCTTTATTGCTGAACTTGCGATCAAGGCTTACAAAATCCCAGCTCACTAAacttttgataatgaatatGCGTACCGAGCAACTTTATCCctactttcaaagaagagatcagGCTTTTTTGTTCGACTACTACCGACAGGAGGATCGATTTACTGACTTGGCTCAACTTTTGCTGAACCAAGGAAAACAACATGGAAGTGTCAGGAGTTTTTTGCCTCAAGTACAAGAGCTATACAGTAAAGTTATGAATGATGCCCTAATTAAGCAAGATACAGAATTGATACAAAGGCAAGAGAAATTGTGGCTTTATCAAGAGAGCCTGAGTACGAAATTCGGTCACGATTTCATTGAACTGACACTTGATGAGACCTTATACAAATTGCTTGATTTGAAGCAGGAGAGGCAGGCTCAAGATCTGGTGAAAAAGTTTAAGGTTAGtgacaagaaactttacCATGTGAAATGTAAATGTCTCGTAAACAAAAAGGCCTTTGACGAGTTGTATGATTTTGCCATAACCAAAAAATCTCCAATAGGCTATCAGCCTTTCTATGATTACCTCAGAAGAAGTGGGTATAGTGGAGAAGCTGTCAACTACGTTAGTTTGATATCAGGTACAACATACGagcaaaagaaggaaatgtACATACAATGTAAGGGATATTATGAGGCCATGCAGCTGGCAGGAAAGGAGAAAGACATACCGGgcttgaaagaattgtACAAGTTGATTCCAGCAAATGAACCTCGACTTAAAGCCCAAATAAACGAAATAATGAGTAAAATTTAA
- the CHL4 gene encoding Chl4p (similar to Saccharomyces cerevisiae CHL4 (YDR254W); ancestral locus Anc_8.492), protein MELSDEFIPYGDKKFVFKKLLKLPLPVLGHLVMHWASKYGTDSAQHVGNLESIIENLQKRKVKRNVLASRILLEYWPKGLYLYQLAQIDCYLLVHRPSIFYWISSSITNANNESQVVHLRLDSFIKSLKEDLQKFYLCNIHSFRHPTLQLVILRIQLFDYSNIFQQKSSLNIRSDAPLERQLVSRSPYYVAFPSNSSNIVHSPDEDSYSNLILQSVQKVLSQREPVLLRLNERRAIKSLETMQILRGASRYTNALGPWSCYADTSFEVSPLGLIESHQAIKGKRVLNPDDSYNDESTPEVKRLRFEKTMLRFKGSKKGVRAKKVYALKKLSDRIHNPDKSVSSYAEKQTTVSQYASLVPVEKTEFTLKNQVPESTDQVVIKFRFRGNDIFGGLHELCDKQLIDIDKVPGWLAGENGVESGTIDEGMFTRDTNRGGLL, encoded by the coding sequence ATGGAGCTTTCAGATGAGTTCATTCCCTATGGAGATAAAAAGTTTGTGTTTaagaagcttttgaagcttcCTCTGCCCGTTTTGGGTCATTTGGTGATGCACTGGGCTTCAAAGTATGGGACAGATTCGGCTCAACATGTTGGTAACTTAGAGTCAATCATTGAGAATTTACAAAAGCGCAAAGTAAAGAGAAATGTATTAGCCAGCCGAATTCTACTGGAATATTGGCCAAAAGGGCTCTATCTATATCAACTGGCACAAATCGATTGCTACTTATTGGTGCATCGTCCCTCGATATTCTAttggatctcttcttcgatTACCAATGCCAATAACGAAAGCCAAGTCGTGCATTTGAGACTTGATAGTTTCATCAAGAGCTTGAAAGAGGACCTGCAGAAATTTTACCTTTGTAACATCCACAGCTTCAGGCACCCAACGCTGCAATTAGTGATATTGAGAATCCAATTATTCGATTACAGTAATATCTTCCAGCAAAAATCATCTCTTAACATCCGCTCCGACGCTCCTCTCGAACGCCAGCTGGTTTCAAGAAGCCCATATTATGTCGCATTTCCTTCcaattcatcaaatatcGTACACTCTCCCGATGAAGATTCATATTCCAACCTGATCTTGCAAAGCGTGCAGAAAGTATTATCTCAGAGAGAGCCGGTCCTTCTAAGATTAAACGAGCGCCGTGCGATCAAATCGCTGGAGACCATGCAAATACTCCGAGGTGCTTCACGATATACCAATGCCCTAGGCCCATGGTCATGCTATGCCGATACTTCATTTGAAGTGTCACCTTTAGGCCTAATTGAAAGCCACCAGGCTATTAAAGGCAAGAGGGTACTAAATCCTGATGACTCATATAACGATGAAAGTACGCCTGAAGTGAAACGGCTACGGTTTGAAAAGACTATGCTACGTTTTAAAGGCTCTAAGAAGGGAGTCAGAGCCAAAAAGGTTTATGCTCTAAAGAAATTAAGCGATCGTATACATAATCCAGACAAGTCGGTGAGCTCATATGCGGAGAAGCAGACCACTGTCTCTCAATACGCATCGCTGGTACCCGTTGAGAAGACTGAGttcactttgaaaaatcaagtGCCGGAATCTACAGATCAAGTAGTAATCAAATTTAGGTTTCGGGGCAATGACATCTTCGGTGGGCTGCATGAACTCTGCGATAAGCAGCTAATTGATATAGATAAAGTCCCCGGCTGGTTGGCGGGTGAAAATGGCGTAGAATCAGGTACCATTGACGAAGGTATGTTTACTCGAGATACTAATAGAGGCGGTCTTCTATAA
- the NOP4 gene encoding mRNA-binding ribosome biosynthesis protein NOP4 (similar to Saccharomyces cerevisiae NOP4 (YPL043W); ancestral locus Anc_8.491): MEDVKGIESAKQEVSSTKSNDGLDMKTLFVRSIPADVTDEEMGEFFSNFAPIKHAVIVKDAQKKSRGFGFVSFAVEDDTLAALKEARKTKLKDRLLRIDIAKRRDRNKKKGEESKPTSEDTESADGPIDEESLLKGKPKIIIRNMPWSCRDPEKLKNIFSRFGTVVEAKIPKKKDGKLCGFAFVTMKKLVNCKTAIENSKDLKIDGRKVAVDFAVQKNKWEEYNKSNEEKKVEENPEESNSDDEEEEEEEEEEDQNNSRESEDEEEEEDDSDVDEAEEELDKRSKAPAKNKVEDFSVFVRNVPYDATEESLVEHFGKFGPVKYALPVIDRETGLAKGTAFVAFSSKQAYDDCLQNAPAAGATSLLIGDDVQPQYVYEGRVLSISPTLKREDASNMAERNATKRKEILGKAPGERDRRNLYLLNEGKVAEGSQLASLLTQKDMEIREASYKLRVEQLKKNPSLHLSMTRLAIRNLPRAMTDKALKALARKAVVEFSTQVKNGERHPLSKEELVRSTKEKFKFMSPEEIDREKKKDKKNGVVRQAKVIMEVKGSNVGRSRGYGFVEFKDHKHALMGLRWMNVHQVTSDEIHAGANEDDKTSEDSEGLKSRRLCVEFAIENANVVKRRRENVKQARESGKRRREEGNADDKEKSNKKAKISTVTKDADSNTGKSGLTDGTKRLIGIKRKRKSRKN, encoded by the coding sequence ATGGAGGACGTAAAGGGCATTGAGAGTGCCAAgcaagaagtttcttcgaCTAAATCCAACGATGGGCTTGATATGAAGACTTTATTCGTTAGATCGATACCCGCAGATGTTACAGACGAGGAGATGGGTGAGTTTTTCTCCAACTTTGCTCCTATTAAGCATGCAGTTATTGTTAAGGATGCTCaaaagaaatcaagaggGTTTGGATTCGTCAGTTTTGCAGTGGAAGACGACACTCTAGCAGCTTTGAAGGAGGCAAGAAAGACCAAACTTAAAGATCGTCTTTTGAGAATAGATATTGCCAAAAGGAGAGATCGtaataagaagaaaggGGAGGAGTCAAAGCCGACTTCTGAAGACACCGAATCTGCAGATGGTCCCATCGACGAAGAATCACTATTAAAGGGAAAGCCTAAAATTATTATAAGGAACATGCCATGGAGTTGTCGTGATcctgaaaaattgaagaacattTTTAGCAGGTTTGGTACTGTAGTGGAGGCGAAGATtccgaagaagaaggacGGGAAACTTTGTGGATTTGCTTTTGTCACTATGAAGAAATTAGTAAATTGTAAGACAGCCATTgagaattcaaaagatctaAAGATCGATGGTAGAAAAGTGGCTGTCGATTTTGCAgttcaaaagaataaatGGGAAGAATATAACAAGTCTaatgaggaaaagaaggttgaagaaaatccagaagaatcaaactcagatgatgaagaggaagaagaagaggaggaggaggaggatCAAAATAATTCTCGTGAAAGTgaggacgaagaggaagaagaagatgatagtgatgttgatgaagcagaagaagaactagaTAAAAGAAGTAAGGCACCGGCAAAAAATAAAGTTGAAGACTTCTCTGTATTTGTGAGAAACGTTCCTTATGATGCCACAGAGGAGTCACTGGTCGAACACTTCGGTAAATTTGGACCTGTCAAGTATGCTTTGCCCGTCATTGATAGAGAGACTGGCTTAGCGAAAGGTACTGCATTTGTCGCCTTTTCCAGCAAGCAAGCCTACGATGACTGTCTACAGAATGCTCCTGCAGCTGGTGCCACATCGTTACTGATAGGCGACGACGTTCAACCACAGTATGTTTACGAAGGCCGTGTTTTATCCATTTCTCCAACGCTGAAAAGAGAGGATGCTAGTAATATGGCCGAGAGAAATGCTACTAAGAGGAAAGAAATACTTGGAAAGGCACCTGGCGAGCGTGACAGACGTAATCTATACTTGCTGAATGAAGGTAAAGTGGCCGAGGGCTCTCAACTTGCTTCGCTTCTAACTCAAAAAGATATGGAAATCAGAGAAGCTTCTTACAAACTAAGAGTGGAACAATTAAAGAAAAACCCATCTTTGCATTTATCCATGACAAGACTGGCCATCAGAAATCTACCTAGGGCTATGACTGATAAAGCATTGAAGGCTTTGGCCAGAAAGGCCGTGGTAGAGTTTTCGACTCAAGTCAAGAACGGAGAGAGACATCCATTGAGCAAAGAGGAACTCGTCAGATCGACGAAagagaagttcaaatttatGTCGcctgaagaaattgaccgcgagaagaagaaggataagaaaaACGGTGTGGTAAGACAAGCCAAGGTCATTATGGAAGTGAAAGGTTCTAATGTAGGTAGAAGTAGAGGTTACGGTTTCGTGGAATTCAAGGATCATAAACATGCTTTGATGGGTCTAAGATGGATGAATGTGCACCAGGTGACTAGCGATGAGATACATGCAGGCGCCAATGAGGACGATAAAACATCGGAAGATTCGGAAGGTCTTAAGAGTAGACGCCTGTGTGTTGAATTCGCCATTGAGAATGCTAATGTCGTGAAGAGGAGAAGAGAAAACGTTAAACAAGCCAGAGAAAGTGGCAAGAGAAGGCGCGAAGAAGGTAATGCTGACGATAAGGAAAAGTCTAACAAAAAAGCCAAAATAAGTACTGTTACCAAAGATGCAGATTCGAATACAGGAAAGAGTGGGTTGACTGATGGTACTAAGAGGTTGATTGGAATTAAGCGTAAAAGAAAAAGTCGTAAAAACTGA